GCTTGCCTGGCGAAAAGGCACGCTACGTCGCGGTCGAATCGCTGGTGAAGCGCTTCGCCTCGCTTGTCTTCCCCGGCTACCGCGTCGTCGGGGCGGCGGAGTTCCGCGTGCTGCGCGACAGCGATATCGAGATCGAAGAAGAAGCCGAGGATCTCGTCCGCTACTTCGCCAACGCGATTAAACGTCGTCGCCGCGGTCGCGTGATCCGTCTCGAACTCGAAAGCGGGATGCCACAGGTCCTCGGCGCCGTGCTGCGCGGCGAGCTTGGCGGATCGGACTGCTTCGTTACGGAGAGCGGCGCGTTCCTGGGCGTCGGCGATCTAGAGGCGATCGTCGATGAAGATCGCCCCGATTTGAAGTTCACCCCCTTCTCGCCGCGTTTCCCCGAGCGCATCCGCGAATATGGCGGGGATTGCTTCGCCGCGATCAGCGCCAAGGACATCGTCGTCCACCACCCGTACGAGACGTTCGACGTGGTGCTCGCTTTTCTTAAGCAAGCCGCTGCTGACCCCGATGTCGTCGCGATCAAGCAGACGCTGTACCGCGCGGGCAAGCAGCCCGCCGTCATCAACGCACTGATCGCCGCCGCCGAGGCCGGAAAATCGGTCACCGCCGTGGTCGAGTTGAAGGCACGGTTCGATGAGGAGCAGAACCTGCTCTGGGCTGCCTCGCTCGAGCGCGCGGGGGTGCAAGTAGTGTACGGCTTCATCGACTGGAAGACCCACGCCAAGGTCTCGATGGTCGTGCGGCGCGAGGCCGGGCAGTATCGCACCTACTGCCATTTCGGCACGGGCAATTATCACCCGATCACCGCCAAAGTTTATACCGACATCAGCTTCTTCACCGCCGATCCGCGGCTGGGGCGCGATGCCGCGCAGATGTTCAATTATATCACCGGCTATGTCGAGCCAGAGAATATGGCGCTGATCAGCCTCAGCCCCCGTGATCTGCGCCCACGCCTGATGCGGCTGATCGACGGCGAAATCGCCAATGCGCGCGCGGGCAAACCCGGCGCGATCTGGGCCAAGATGAACTCGGTGGTCGATCCGGCCGTGATCGACAAATTGTACGAGGCAAGCGGGGCGGGCGTTCAGATCGACCTCGTGATTCGCGGCATTTGCTGCCTTAAGCCCGGCGTGCCGGGCCTGTCCGAGAACATCCGCGTCAAATCGGTGATCGGCCGTTTTCTGGAGCACAGCCGGATTTGGTGCTTCGGCAATGGCAAGGCGCTGCCCAATGCCGAGGCGAAGGTGTTCATTTCCTCAGCCGATTGGATGCAGCGTAATTTCGACCGGCGAATCGAATATATGCTGCCGATCGAAAACAAGACCGTCCACCAGCAGATTCTCGACCAGGTGATGGTCGCCAATCTCATCGACAATGAACAAAGCTGGGATTTGCAGGCGGATGGATCCTATATCCGCGTCGAGCCCGGCGACCGGCCGTTCAACCTGCACCGCTATTTCATGACCAACCCGTCGCTGTCGGGGCGTGGCGCCTCGCTCGCGGTCAGCGGATCGGTCCCGAAACTTTCGCTGCGTCACCGGCGTTGATCGCCTGATGGCGACGCTCCTGTTCCGCAAGCCCAAGTCCGAGACGGTGGTAGAGCCGCGCACCGGCATCATCG
Above is a genomic segment from Sphingomonas sp. HMP6 containing:
- a CDS encoding RNA degradosome polyphosphate kinase; the encoded protein is MTRPAHLASMDIDDDPFAGSEGSDRYFNRELSWLAFNRRVLEEACNTAHPLLERVRFLSISGSNLDEFFMVRVAGLKGQQLQDVARLSSDGLTSGQQLAAIVAEADALVTSQRDVWRDLRRQLAETGIAVLSSRTIDEALSPEDLHWLETQFREQIFPILTPQALDPAHPFPFMPNKGLAVMFDLVRMSDDQPIRELVMLPAQMPRFVRLPGEKARYVAVESLVKRFASLVFPGYRVVGAAEFRVLRDSDIEIEEEAEDLVRYFANAIKRRRRGRVIRLELESGMPQVLGAVLRGELGGSDCFVTESGAFLGVGDLEAIVDEDRPDLKFTPFSPRFPERIREYGGDCFAAISAKDIVVHHPYETFDVVLAFLKQAAADPDVVAIKQTLYRAGKQPAVINALIAAAEAGKSVTAVVELKARFDEEQNLLWAASLERAGVQVVYGFIDWKTHAKVSMVVRREAGQYRTYCHFGTGNYHPITAKVYTDISFFTADPRLGRDAAQMFNYITGYVEPENMALISLSPRDLRPRLMRLIDGEIANARAGKPGAIWAKMNSVVDPAVIDKLYEASGAGVQIDLVIRGICCLKPGVPGLSENIRVKSVIGRFLEHSRIWCFGNGKALPNAEAKVFISSADWMQRNFDRRIEYMLPIENKTVHQQILDQVMVANLIDNEQSWDLQADGSYIRVEPGDRPFNLHRYFMTNPSLSGRGASLAVSGSVPKLSLRHRR